The Pseudoliparis swirei isolate HS2019 ecotype Mariana Trench chromosome 16, NWPU_hadal_v1, whole genome shotgun sequence genome includes a window with the following:
- the puf60b gene encoding poly(U)-binding-splicing factor PUF60-B isoform X5 yields MENGQGTGAKLGLPPLTPEQQEALQRAKKYAMEQSIKSVLVKQTIAHQQQQLTNLQMAAVTMGFGDPLSPLQSVAAQRQRALAIMCRVYVGSIYYELGEDTIRQAFAPFGPIKSIDMSWDSVTMKHKGFAFVEYDVPEAAQLALEQMNSVMLGGRNIKVGRPSNIGQAQPIIDQLAEEARAFNRIYVASVHPDLSDDDIKSVFEAFGRIKSCMLARDPTTGRHRGFGFIEYEKPQSALDAVSSMNLFDLGGQYLRVGKAVTPPMPLLTPTTPGGLPPAAAVAAAAATAKITAQEAVAGASVLGALAAPQLLSQQMGMPQAVMAAQAPGVITGVTPVRPPIPVLPQVGLVNPVLASPPVLSNQAGSNQKERKEEKEEMLQDGTGQEMLSDQEHMSISGSSARHMVMQKLLRKSESTVMVLRNMVGPEDIDDDLEGEVTEECGKFGAVNRVIIYQEKQGEEEDADIIVKIFVEFSMASEMNKAIQALNDRWFGGRKVVAEVYDQDRFNSSDLSA; encoded by the exons ATGGAGAATGGACAGGGCACAGGTGCCAAACTTGGCCTGCCGCCTCTTACGCCAGAGCAGCAGGAGGCACTTCAGAGG GCTAAGAAGTATGCCATGGAACAAAGCATTAAGAGTGTGTTGGTGAAGCAAACCATCGCCCATCAGCAACAACAGCTCAccaacctgcag ATGGCAGCAGTGACGATGGGCTTTGGAGATCCTCTCTCACCTTTACAATCG GTGGCAGCTCAGCGGCAACGTGCCCTAGCCATCATGTGTCGCGTGTATGTGGGCTCCATATACTATGAGCTTGGTGAGGACACCATCAGACAGGCCTTTGCTCCATTCGGCCCAATCAAGAGCATTGACATGTCTTGGGATTCTGTTACAATGAAACACAAG GGTTTTGCCTTTGTTGAGTATGACGTGCCAGAGGCTGCTCAGCTGGCTCTGGAGCAGATGAACTCAGTCATGTTGGGGGGGCGAAACATTAAG GTTGGGCGGCCAAGTAACATTGGTCAGGCGCAACCCATCATTGACCAGCTGGCAGAGGAGGCGCGCGCCTTTAATCGGATCTACGTGGCGTCGGTCCACCCTGACCTCTCAGACGATGACATCAAGAGTGTGTTTGAGGCCTTCGGAAGGATCAAGTCTTGCATGTTAGCCAGAGACCCCACCACAGGTCGACACAGAGGCTTTGGCTTCATTG AGTATGAAAAGCCTCAGTCAGCCCTGGATGCTGTGTCTTCTATGAACCTCTTTGACCTTGGGGGTCAGTACCTACGGGTGGGCAAAGCAGTGACTCCGCCCATGCCCCTACTGACCCCCACGACCCCCGGTGGTCTGCCGCCTGCTGCAGCTGTGGCCGCAGCGGCAGCCACTGCTAAGATAACGGCCCAG GAGGCTGTAGCTGGCGCTTCAGTCCTGGGGGCGTTAGCCGCGCCCCAACTTCTCAGTCAGCAAATGGGAATGCCTCAGGCTGTTATGGCTGCCCAGGCACCAGGGGTCATCACAG GTGTGACTCCAGTGCGTCCTCCCATTCCAGTGCTCCCCCAGGTTGGTCTTGTGAACCCCGTGCTCGCATCTCCTCCAGTCCTGTCGAATCAAGCTGGCTCCAAccaaaaagagaggaaagaggagaaggaggagatgcTGCAGGATGGTACAGGACAGGAGATGCTGagtgaccaggaacacatgagcatCTCGGGCAGCAGTGCCAGACATATGGTGATGCAGAAACTGCTTAGAAAGTCGGAG TCCACGGTGATGGTGCTTCGAAATATGGTCGGGCCGGAGGACATCGACGACGACCTGGAGGGCGAGGTGACGGAAGAGTGTGGGAAGTTTGGCGCCGTCAACCGAGTCATCATCTACCAAGAGAAgcaaggggaagaggaggatgccGATATCATTGTCAAAATTTTTGTAGAGTTTTCCATGGCCTCCGAGATGAACAAGGCCATCCAGGCCCTCAATGACCGCTGGTTCGGGGGTCGCAAAGTTGTCGCGGAGGTGTATGACCAAGACCGGTTCAACAGCAGTGACCTCTCTGCGTGA
- the puf60b gene encoding poly(U)-binding-splicing factor PUF60-B isoform X1 produces MENGQGTGAKLGLPPLTPEQQEALQRAKKYAMEQSIKSVLVKQTIAHQQQQLTNLQMAAVTMGFGDPLSPLQSVNSIHYFTVAAQRQRALAIMCRVYVGSIYYELGEDTIRQAFAPFGPIKSIDMSWDSVTMKHKGFAFVEYDVPEAAQLALEQMNSVMLGGRNIKVGRPSNIGQAQPIIDQLAEEARAFNRIYVASVHPDLSDDDIKSVFEAFGRIKSCMLARDPTTGRHRGFGFIEYEKPQSALDAVSSMNLFDLGGQYLRVGKAVTPPMPLLTPTTPGGLPPAAAVAAAAATAKITAQASMNPFQRDLMAFQEAVAGASVLGALAAPQLLSQQMGMPQAVMAAQAPGVITGVTPVRPPIPVLPQVGLVNPVLASPPVLSNQAGSNQKERKEEKEEMLQDGTGQEMLSDQEHMSISGSSARHMVMQKLLRKSESTVMVLRNMVGPEDIDDDLEGEVTEECGKFGAVNRVIIYQEKQGEEEDADIIVKIFVEFSMASEMNKAIQALNDRWFGGRKVVAEVYDQDRFNSSDLSA; encoded by the exons ATGGAGAATGGACAGGGCACAGGTGCCAAACTTGGCCTGCCGCCTCTTACGCCAGAGCAGCAGGAGGCACTTCAGAGG GCTAAGAAGTATGCCATGGAACAAAGCATTAAGAGTGTGTTGGTGAAGCAAACCATCGCCCATCAGCAACAACAGCTCAccaacctgcag ATGGCAGCAGTGACGATGGGCTTTGGAGATCCTCTCTCACCTTTACAATCGGTCAATAGTATACATTATTTTACT GTGGCAGCTCAGCGGCAACGTGCCCTAGCCATCATGTGTCGCGTGTATGTGGGCTCCATATACTATGAGCTTGGTGAGGACACCATCAGACAGGCCTTTGCTCCATTCGGCCCAATCAAGAGCATTGACATGTCTTGGGATTCTGTTACAATGAAACACAAG GGTTTTGCCTTTGTTGAGTATGACGTGCCAGAGGCTGCTCAGCTGGCTCTGGAGCAGATGAACTCAGTCATGTTGGGGGGGCGAAACATTAAG GTTGGGCGGCCAAGTAACATTGGTCAGGCGCAACCCATCATTGACCAGCTGGCAGAGGAGGCGCGCGCCTTTAATCGGATCTACGTGGCGTCGGTCCACCCTGACCTCTCAGACGATGACATCAAGAGTGTGTTTGAGGCCTTCGGAAGGATCAAGTCTTGCATGTTAGCCAGAGACCCCACCACAGGTCGACACAGAGGCTTTGGCTTCATTG AGTATGAAAAGCCTCAGTCAGCCCTGGATGCTGTGTCTTCTATGAACCTCTTTGACCTTGGGGGTCAGTACCTACGGGTGGGCAAAGCAGTGACTCCGCCCATGCCCCTACTGACCCCCACGACCCCCGGTGGTCTGCCGCCTGCTGCAGCTGTGGCCGCAGCGGCAGCCACTGCTAAGATAACGGCCCAGGCAAGTATGAATCCCTTCCAAAGGGATTTAATGGCCTTCCAG GAGGCTGTAGCTGGCGCTTCAGTCCTGGGGGCGTTAGCCGCGCCCCAACTTCTCAGTCAGCAAATGGGAATGCCTCAGGCTGTTATGGCTGCCCAGGCACCAGGGGTCATCACAG GTGTGACTCCAGTGCGTCCTCCCATTCCAGTGCTCCCCCAGGTTGGTCTTGTGAACCCCGTGCTCGCATCTCCTCCAGTCCTGTCGAATCAAGCTGGCTCCAAccaaaaagagaggaaagaggagaaggaggagatgcTGCAGGATGGTACAGGACAGGAGATGCTGagtgaccaggaacacatgagcatCTCGGGCAGCAGTGCCAGACATATGGTGATGCAGAAACTGCTTAGAAAGTCGGAG TCCACGGTGATGGTGCTTCGAAATATGGTCGGGCCGGAGGACATCGACGACGACCTGGAGGGCGAGGTGACGGAAGAGTGTGGGAAGTTTGGCGCCGTCAACCGAGTCATCATCTACCAAGAGAAgcaaggggaagaggaggatgccGATATCATTGTCAAAATTTTTGTAGAGTTTTCCATGGCCTCCGAGATGAACAAGGCCATCCAGGCCCTCAATGACCGCTGGTTCGGGGGTCGCAAAGTTGTCGCGGAGGTGTATGACCAAGACCGGTTCAACAGCAGTGACCTCTCTGCGTGA
- the puf60b gene encoding poly(U)-binding-splicing factor PUF60-B isoform X4 has translation MENGQGTGAKLGLPPLTPEQQEALQRAKKYAMEQSIKSVLVKQTIAHQQQQLTNLQMAAVTMGFGDPLSPLQSVNSIHYFTVAAQRQRALAIMCRVYVGSIYYELGEDTIRQAFAPFGPIKSIDMSWDSVTMKHKGFAFVEYDVPEAAQLALEQMNSVMLGGRNIKVGRPSNIGQAQPIIDQLAEEARAFNRIYVASVHPDLSDDDIKSVFEAFGRIKSCMLARDPTTGRHRGFGFIEYEKPQSALDAVSSMNLFDLGGQYLRVGKAVTPPMPLLTPTTPGGLPPAAAVAAAAATAKITAQEAVAGASVLGALAAPQLLSQQMGMPQAVMAAQAPGVITGVTPVRPPIPVLPQVGLVNPVLASPPVLSNQAGSNQKERKEEKEEMLQDGTGQEMLSDQEHMSISGSSARHMVMQKLLRKSESTVMVLRNMVGPEDIDDDLEGEVTEECGKFGAVNRVIIYQEKQGEEEDADIIVKIFVEFSMASEMNKAIQALNDRWFGGRKVVAEVYDQDRFNSSDLSA, from the exons ATGGAGAATGGACAGGGCACAGGTGCCAAACTTGGCCTGCCGCCTCTTACGCCAGAGCAGCAGGAGGCACTTCAGAGG GCTAAGAAGTATGCCATGGAACAAAGCATTAAGAGTGTGTTGGTGAAGCAAACCATCGCCCATCAGCAACAACAGCTCAccaacctgcag ATGGCAGCAGTGACGATGGGCTTTGGAGATCCTCTCTCACCTTTACAATCGGTCAATAGTATACATTATTTTACT GTGGCAGCTCAGCGGCAACGTGCCCTAGCCATCATGTGTCGCGTGTATGTGGGCTCCATATACTATGAGCTTGGTGAGGACACCATCAGACAGGCCTTTGCTCCATTCGGCCCAATCAAGAGCATTGACATGTCTTGGGATTCTGTTACAATGAAACACAAG GGTTTTGCCTTTGTTGAGTATGACGTGCCAGAGGCTGCTCAGCTGGCTCTGGAGCAGATGAACTCAGTCATGTTGGGGGGGCGAAACATTAAG GTTGGGCGGCCAAGTAACATTGGTCAGGCGCAACCCATCATTGACCAGCTGGCAGAGGAGGCGCGCGCCTTTAATCGGATCTACGTGGCGTCGGTCCACCCTGACCTCTCAGACGATGACATCAAGAGTGTGTTTGAGGCCTTCGGAAGGATCAAGTCTTGCATGTTAGCCAGAGACCCCACCACAGGTCGACACAGAGGCTTTGGCTTCATTG AGTATGAAAAGCCTCAGTCAGCCCTGGATGCTGTGTCTTCTATGAACCTCTTTGACCTTGGGGGTCAGTACCTACGGGTGGGCAAAGCAGTGACTCCGCCCATGCCCCTACTGACCCCCACGACCCCCGGTGGTCTGCCGCCTGCTGCAGCTGTGGCCGCAGCGGCAGCCACTGCTAAGATAACGGCCCAG GAGGCTGTAGCTGGCGCTTCAGTCCTGGGGGCGTTAGCCGCGCCCCAACTTCTCAGTCAGCAAATGGGAATGCCTCAGGCTGTTATGGCTGCCCAGGCACCAGGGGTCATCACAG GTGTGACTCCAGTGCGTCCTCCCATTCCAGTGCTCCCCCAGGTTGGTCTTGTGAACCCCGTGCTCGCATCTCCTCCAGTCCTGTCGAATCAAGCTGGCTCCAAccaaaaagagaggaaagaggagaaggaggagatgcTGCAGGATGGTACAGGACAGGAGATGCTGagtgaccaggaacacatgagcatCTCGGGCAGCAGTGCCAGACATATGGTGATGCAGAAACTGCTTAGAAAGTCGGAG TCCACGGTGATGGTGCTTCGAAATATGGTCGGGCCGGAGGACATCGACGACGACCTGGAGGGCGAGGTGACGGAAGAGTGTGGGAAGTTTGGCGCCGTCAACCGAGTCATCATCTACCAAGAGAAgcaaggggaagaggaggatgccGATATCATTGTCAAAATTTTTGTAGAGTTTTCCATGGCCTCCGAGATGAACAAGGCCATCCAGGCCCTCAATGACCGCTGGTTCGGGGGTCGCAAAGTTGTCGCGGAGGTGTATGACCAAGACCGGTTCAACAGCAGTGACCTCTCTGCGTGA
- the puf60b gene encoding poly(U)-binding-splicing factor PUF60-B isoform X3 — MENGQGTGAKLGLPPLTPEQQEALQRAKKYAMEQSIKSVLVKQTIAHQQQQLTNLQMAAVTMGFGDPLSPLQSVAAQRQRALAIMCRVYVGSIYYELGEDTIRQAFAPFGPIKSIDMSWDSVTMKHKGFAFVEYDVPEAAQLALEQMNSVMLGGRNIKVGRPSNIGQAQPIIDQLAEEARAFNRIYVASVHPDLSDDDIKSVFEAFGRIKSCMLARDPTTGRHRGFGFIEYEKPQSALDAVSSMNLFDLGGQYLRVGKAVTPPMPLLTPTTPGGLPPAAAVAAAAATAKITAQASMNPFQRDLMAFQEAVAGASVLGALAAPQLLSQQMGMPQAVMAAQAPGVITGVTPVRPPIPVLPQVGLVNPVLASPPVLSNQAGSNQKERKEEKEEMLQDGTGQEMLSDQEHMSISGSSARHMVMQKLLRKSESTVMVLRNMVGPEDIDDDLEGEVTEECGKFGAVNRVIIYQEKQGEEEDADIIVKIFVEFSMASEMNKAIQALNDRWFGGRKVVAEVYDQDRFNSSDLSA, encoded by the exons ATGGAGAATGGACAGGGCACAGGTGCCAAACTTGGCCTGCCGCCTCTTACGCCAGAGCAGCAGGAGGCACTTCAGAGG GCTAAGAAGTATGCCATGGAACAAAGCATTAAGAGTGTGTTGGTGAAGCAAACCATCGCCCATCAGCAACAACAGCTCAccaacctgcag ATGGCAGCAGTGACGATGGGCTTTGGAGATCCTCTCTCACCTTTACAATCG GTGGCAGCTCAGCGGCAACGTGCCCTAGCCATCATGTGTCGCGTGTATGTGGGCTCCATATACTATGAGCTTGGTGAGGACACCATCAGACAGGCCTTTGCTCCATTCGGCCCAATCAAGAGCATTGACATGTCTTGGGATTCTGTTACAATGAAACACAAG GGTTTTGCCTTTGTTGAGTATGACGTGCCAGAGGCTGCTCAGCTGGCTCTGGAGCAGATGAACTCAGTCATGTTGGGGGGGCGAAACATTAAG GTTGGGCGGCCAAGTAACATTGGTCAGGCGCAACCCATCATTGACCAGCTGGCAGAGGAGGCGCGCGCCTTTAATCGGATCTACGTGGCGTCGGTCCACCCTGACCTCTCAGACGATGACATCAAGAGTGTGTTTGAGGCCTTCGGAAGGATCAAGTCTTGCATGTTAGCCAGAGACCCCACCACAGGTCGACACAGAGGCTTTGGCTTCATTG AGTATGAAAAGCCTCAGTCAGCCCTGGATGCTGTGTCTTCTATGAACCTCTTTGACCTTGGGGGTCAGTACCTACGGGTGGGCAAAGCAGTGACTCCGCCCATGCCCCTACTGACCCCCACGACCCCCGGTGGTCTGCCGCCTGCTGCAGCTGTGGCCGCAGCGGCAGCCACTGCTAAGATAACGGCCCAGGCAAGTATGAATCCCTTCCAAAGGGATTTAATGGCCTTCCAG GAGGCTGTAGCTGGCGCTTCAGTCCTGGGGGCGTTAGCCGCGCCCCAACTTCTCAGTCAGCAAATGGGAATGCCTCAGGCTGTTATGGCTGCCCAGGCACCAGGGGTCATCACAG GTGTGACTCCAGTGCGTCCTCCCATTCCAGTGCTCCCCCAGGTTGGTCTTGTGAACCCCGTGCTCGCATCTCCTCCAGTCCTGTCGAATCAAGCTGGCTCCAAccaaaaagagaggaaagaggagaaggaggagatgcTGCAGGATGGTACAGGACAGGAGATGCTGagtgaccaggaacacatgagcatCTCGGGCAGCAGTGCCAGACATATGGTGATGCAGAAACTGCTTAGAAAGTCGGAG TCCACGGTGATGGTGCTTCGAAATATGGTCGGGCCGGAGGACATCGACGACGACCTGGAGGGCGAGGTGACGGAAGAGTGTGGGAAGTTTGGCGCCGTCAACCGAGTCATCATCTACCAAGAGAAgcaaggggaagaggaggatgccGATATCATTGTCAAAATTTTTGTAGAGTTTTCCATGGCCTCCGAGATGAACAAGGCCATCCAGGCCCTCAATGACCGCTGGTTCGGGGGTCGCAAAGTTGTCGCGGAGGTGTATGACCAAGACCGGTTCAACAGCAGTGACCTCTCTGCGTGA
- the puf60b gene encoding poly(U)-binding-splicing factor PUF60-B isoform X2, producing MENGQGTGAKLGLPPLTPEQQEALQRAKKYAMEQSIKSVLVKQTIAHQQQQLTNLQMAAVTMGFGDPLSPLQSVNSIHYFTVAAQRQRALAIMCRVYVGSIYYELGEDTIRQAFAPFGPIKSIDMSWDSVTMKHKGFAFVEYDVPEAAQLALEQMNSVMLGGRNIKVGRPSNIGQAQPIIDQLAEEARAFNRIYVASVHPDLSDDDIKSVFEAFGRIKSCMLARDPTTGRHRGFGFIEYEKPQSALDAVSSMNLFDLGGQYLRVGKAVTPPMPLLTPTTPGGLPPAAAVAAAAATAKITAQASMNPFQRDLMAFQEAVAGASVLGALAAPQLLSQQMGMPQAVMAAQAPGVITVRPPIPVLPQVGLVNPVLASPPVLSNQAGSNQKERKEEKEEMLQDGTGQEMLSDQEHMSISGSSARHMVMQKLLRKSESTVMVLRNMVGPEDIDDDLEGEVTEECGKFGAVNRVIIYQEKQGEEEDADIIVKIFVEFSMASEMNKAIQALNDRWFGGRKVVAEVYDQDRFNSSDLSA from the exons ATGGAGAATGGACAGGGCACAGGTGCCAAACTTGGCCTGCCGCCTCTTACGCCAGAGCAGCAGGAGGCACTTCAGAGG GCTAAGAAGTATGCCATGGAACAAAGCATTAAGAGTGTGTTGGTGAAGCAAACCATCGCCCATCAGCAACAACAGCTCAccaacctgcag ATGGCAGCAGTGACGATGGGCTTTGGAGATCCTCTCTCACCTTTACAATCGGTCAATAGTATACATTATTTTACT GTGGCAGCTCAGCGGCAACGTGCCCTAGCCATCATGTGTCGCGTGTATGTGGGCTCCATATACTATGAGCTTGGTGAGGACACCATCAGACAGGCCTTTGCTCCATTCGGCCCAATCAAGAGCATTGACATGTCTTGGGATTCTGTTACAATGAAACACAAG GGTTTTGCCTTTGTTGAGTATGACGTGCCAGAGGCTGCTCAGCTGGCTCTGGAGCAGATGAACTCAGTCATGTTGGGGGGGCGAAACATTAAG GTTGGGCGGCCAAGTAACATTGGTCAGGCGCAACCCATCATTGACCAGCTGGCAGAGGAGGCGCGCGCCTTTAATCGGATCTACGTGGCGTCGGTCCACCCTGACCTCTCAGACGATGACATCAAGAGTGTGTTTGAGGCCTTCGGAAGGATCAAGTCTTGCATGTTAGCCAGAGACCCCACCACAGGTCGACACAGAGGCTTTGGCTTCATTG AGTATGAAAAGCCTCAGTCAGCCCTGGATGCTGTGTCTTCTATGAACCTCTTTGACCTTGGGGGTCAGTACCTACGGGTGGGCAAAGCAGTGACTCCGCCCATGCCCCTACTGACCCCCACGACCCCCGGTGGTCTGCCGCCTGCTGCAGCTGTGGCCGCAGCGGCAGCCACTGCTAAGATAACGGCCCAGGCAAGTATGAATCCCTTCCAAAGGGATTTAATGGCCTTCCAG GAGGCTGTAGCTGGCGCTTCAGTCCTGGGGGCGTTAGCCGCGCCCCAACTTCTCAGTCAGCAAATGGGAATGCCTCAGGCTGTTATGGCTGCCCAGGCACCAGGGGTCATCACAG TGCGTCCTCCCATTCCAGTGCTCCCCCAGGTTGGTCTTGTGAACCCCGTGCTCGCATCTCCTCCAGTCCTGTCGAATCAAGCTGGCTCCAAccaaaaagagaggaaagaggagaaggaggagatgcTGCAGGATGGTACAGGACAGGAGATGCTGagtgaccaggaacacatgagcatCTCGGGCAGCAGTGCCAGACATATGGTGATGCAGAAACTGCTTAGAAAGTCGGAG TCCACGGTGATGGTGCTTCGAAATATGGTCGGGCCGGAGGACATCGACGACGACCTGGAGGGCGAGGTGACGGAAGAGTGTGGGAAGTTTGGCGCCGTCAACCGAGTCATCATCTACCAAGAGAAgcaaggggaagaggaggatgccGATATCATTGTCAAAATTTTTGTAGAGTTTTCCATGGCCTCCGAGATGAACAAGGCCATCCAGGCCCTCAATGACCGCTGGTTCGGGGGTCGCAAAGTTGTCGCGGAGGTGTATGACCAAGACCGGTTCAACAGCAGTGACCTCTCTGCGTGA
- the LOC130205905 gene encoding nuclear receptor-binding protein 2-like yields MTMSVPERKSGSEGKEEESEDESEILEESPCGRWQKRKEQVSQGNVPGVESASLAMDTEEGVEVVWNEVLFSDKKVFKAQEETIKEMFENLMQVEHPNIVKFHKYWLDMKESQARVIFITEYMSSGSLKQFLKKTKKNHKTMNVKAWKRWCTQILSALSYLHSCEPPIIHANLTCDTIFIQHNGLIKIGSVWHRLFINVFPDASVHSKARQHRDEQRNLHFFAPEYGSGEDDYAIDIFSFGICALEMAVLEIQANGDTAVSKEAVVNAGQSLEDPPMREFTQSCLRHEAKLRPTAHDLLFHRVLFEVHSLKLLAAHCLINNQYLLPENCVEEKTKSFDPNAVMAEIKHDDRQGVQLKYSHVSPLELDKFLEDVKNGIYPLMNFASSRPHPVPRALSLSHEQVETVKTPTPEPQETESRKVVQMHCNLESNEEGTKTHLSLFLKMDDKLHRQLSCDILPTDTSKDLASELVHYAFINEEDSEKVAGFLDDAICRHRVRALASGSTQ; encoded by the exons GTGAGCCAAGGTAATGTCCCAGGTGTGGAGAGTGCCTCTCTGGCCATGGACACGGAGGAGGGCGTGGAGGTGGTGTGGAACGAGGTGCTCTTCTCCGACAAGAAGGTCTTCAAAGCACAGGAG GAGACGATCAAGGAGATGTTTGAGAACCTGATGCAGGTGGAACACCCCAACATCGTCAAGTTCCACAAGTACTGGCTGGACATGAAGGAGAGCCAGGCGAGG GTTATATTCATCACAGAATACATGTCGTCGGGCAGCCTCAAGCAGTTTCTGAAGAAAACTAAGAAGAACCACAAGACTATGAACGTGAAG GCCTGGAAGAGATGGTGCACCCAGATTCTCTCTGCCCTCAG CTATCTGCACTCTTGCGAGCCTCCAATAATCCACGCCAACCTGACCTGCGACACCATCTTCATTCAGCACAACGGCCTCATCAAGATCGGCTCAG TGTGGCATCGGCTGTTTATTAACG TGTTTCCGGATGCCAGCGTCCACAGTAAAGCCAGGCAGCATCGCGATGAGCAGAGGAATCTTCATTTCTTTGCTCCAGAATATGGAT CTGGCGAAGATGATTACGCCATAGACATTTTCTCCTTCGGCATCTGTGCTCTAGAG ATGGCGGTACTGGAGATCCAGGCCAACGGAGACACTGCCGTGTCCAAGGAGGCCGTCGTCAATGCGGGTCAATCTCTGGAAGACCCTCCCATGAGA GAGTTCACCCAGTCCTGTTTGCGTCACGAAGCCAAGCTCCGTCCCACGGCTCACGACCTTCTGTTCCACCGAGTCTTGTTCGAGGTCCACTCCCTCAAACTGCTCGCCGCCCACTGCCTCATCAACAACCAGT ATTTGCTCCCGGAAAATTGTGTGGAGGAGAAAACCAAGTCCTTTGACCCCAACGCCGTCATGGCGGAGATCAAACACGATGACCGACAAGGAGTTCAGCTCAA GTATTCCCACGTGTCCCCTTTGGAGCTTGACAAGTTTCTGGAGGATGTCAA GAATGGGATCTACCCCTTGATGAACTTCGCCTCGTCCCGGCCTCACCCCGTCCCCCGAGCCCTGTCCTTGTCTCACGAGCAGGTTGAGACGGTCAAGACGCCGACTCCTGAACCCCAGGAGACAGAATCCAGGAAG GTCGTTCAGATGCACTGTAATCTGGAGTCAAATGAAGAAGGGACCAAAACTCAT ctctcttTATTTCTGAAGATGGATGACAAACTTCATAGGCAGCTGAGCTGTGACATCCTTCCAA CTGACACCTCCAAAGACCTCGCCAGTGAACTCGTTCACTACGCCTTCATCAACGAG GAGGACAGCGAGAAGGTAGCGGGGTTCCTAGACGACGCCATTTGCCGACATCGGGTCCGAGCGCTGGCCTCTGGGAGCACGCAGTGA